attttagaaatcaaaagaaaaatgtctAAATCAACAAAAATCCCTTTCTCTCAATGTTGCAATGTCTAAATCAAAAGGAACTTGGAGGGAGGGAAGTAGGTGGGAAGGATTTTGGCTGGAAACGGCATGTTGATATGTTTGGATCAGCATGGAAAACAAGTGGAAAATGCAAAAGTGACGTGGGTCCCACGAAAAATGTTTTCTCGCCTAAGTTGCGAAGAAAACTGACAATTCACGTGTCTTTCCTATTTTGTCCTATATTCTATGTGACTATCACAGTAAGTTTAAGTTGGTCACAAActcattttaattatttttttacataatCAATGCAACCTTTATAATTTGCACTGATCTATGTTTTACGCACATTATATCcctttaatatattaatataatataaatagtttttaatattttaaaaatacgTTGTTTTTAAAATGTTATATGCTTTTCTTAAAAGATTTATATAAGAAGGGTAATATAGTAATCATGCAAACATCACAATCATTTTTCCTTTCAttctccattttttttctctcattccaaacaacttaaaaattctttcatttttctcttataTTCCTTCTTCTTATATTCTTTCCATTCATATTCCTTCCTTTCATTTTCACCCCTACCTCCAAACCGAGCAAGCGTAATCTAACACAAAAGTAATCATGAATAAATCCCAATTATCAAACTCATCATATTAGGTGTAAGCACCAATTTTCAGAAATTCAATATGGCTTAAGAAAATTAAAGTTTTATAATGAAGGTAATCGTTGGAAGGCCTCAATGTTGGAGGTTCAACCCGAGTTTTGCTGGTGCCGAAGAGGGCCTCTTTGAGAGTTTGTTGAAACAAGGGAGAAAAAGCCTTGGTAGCAACGCGTCACAGACTCACCTTGACGTGCCATGTTACAttttaacatattttttataaattacaaTCTAATCTTAATATTTATAACAATGTATTGAATGGTATTGAATCTCTCTCTATTTAGGGTACCAGAGCAATGTCCTTCTAATATTACCATTGTGTTAAGCGAAACtagaaatataataatattatcaTCCTATCAGATTGCATGTTAAAAATTTAGATCAACTATTTAGATCTAACGATATAAGGAAGGTTGTTCACCTATTAAAAACTTAAATTATATCCCACCCTAAACGACACCAACGAACACGAGAAAATGAAAGTAAGTAATTAAACCAAAATAAGAATGTTCTAGGGTGTGTGAAAAAATGTGCcttttgtaattttgtttaaCAAAAGGGTATttgtataattaaaaataatagtgGATGTGTAAATAACACTTATACGTGTCCTAGGTTTTTTTTTGCCTGAAAGTCTGGTCTGACCTAATAatctatatatagatatatttcataataatattttaacataTGCTAATATGCTTATTTGTAAAAGACTAATAACATTTATGTAGGATTTATAGGGTGTGGGAGattatttaaaatcatatttCATAGTAAGATATTTAAATAAGCAATAAATCTAGTTTAAATACTAATATCGTTGAAACATTTTACAAGCCAACTTGTTTATAtatttgaaaatgtaaaaaagtatataatataatgaaacaataataacaatgataatatatatatatatatatatatatatttatatatatatagtcattcacaattctaagaatcagtggaggaaGGAAACCAAACTCTATTATCCAAGAGTCACTGCTCCTGATCTCCTATTACAAGAAAAAGATTCTTCAAATTTCAAAAGCTTTagcgccaacaatgtctatgaatggaatattgatggtgaaaatgagtatggcatcaccaaaatcctccaaaatatgaccatGGTTGCCACTGCTTATGAAAcctccaacaattgtcctgaatctcttattgtcGAAATCTTGGTTGCGGGTTTCTGTGGCcaactcaaaggttggtgggataattatctcactgaagAGGAGAAGAATCAAATCAGTAAGGGAAAGGGTGGTTTTCCCAGATTTCTCATAATtagttcgcaagaaataagatttgatagagttcattacttTGTATTGAACCCTATAGATTAAAGAGATAGGGACAGATCTGCTTGACCACGTTGGTATGAATATcagaccaaggtggaggatccttcttgagtctatcatgaaggggtttgattatggtactgagttgaggacagaagtcagcaacataattgagacatccCAAGAACCTTTGTAATTAGGTTTTGTCTATGATTTGATCAGGAAATTTGTCAGTGAATTCAATAGCTCTATTGATGGGGATGATTGTTCCTTGATGAATActgtgaccaaggaatctgatcTTGGTTTGAAACAAACTGACTTTTGTTTTAGACACTGCCAgaccattcttcttgattatgGAAATGAATGTATTGAGGTgcttgaaatgttgatctatgGTTTGATAAAAGATCAGAACATCATCAATATAAACAATTGTGAACTTAGAATAGGGATTGAAAATTTCGTTCATGATTCTCTGAAATTCAGAAGGGACAttttttaaaccaaaaggcataacgttccactcatattgTTCGAAGGGGACAGTAAAAGCGGTTTTATATCTATCCTTCTCCtgtaattggatttgccagaatccagactTCATGTCAAAtttactcttgaagataggcctcccaaaagtctcATTactaccaataaattcaatctcagagatactttcaagcgtcttgaaaaATCTACTATCAAACCTGTCACTATTCAATTCACTAGACAATGTCACTATTCatgtcaaattttgaaaaaaaaaatatatatatatatatatatatatatatatatttcaaaaaagACTAGCATGGTAAGCTTATAAGGCTTTTTAAATGCATATCAGcccttttaattaaataagcttTTAGAAAAATACCTAGGTCTTGTTTATTTATCAATTTTGTATGACATGGCCCGAAGCTGATGTAAGATAGGTCATAAAACCCTATGAACAACTTAGCTTATTTCGACCCCTAGACTGATTTTTGTCCCGCGGAAAATCGATGGTGGCAGACTGGTCTCAACTGCCGAAGGAGCTCCTTCATCATATATCGGAACGCCTTGACAACCTACTCTACCACCTCCGCTTCCGATCTGTCTGTTCGTGGTGGCGCTCATCCTCCTCCCCGCTCATCCCCCTCCACTAATTTCCCTCCACTTTCCCAACCGTCCCCGATGCCAAAGCGTCCATGTTTTTCCTCTCCAAATGCAGCCTCTTCTTCATCACCCCGCCCCCAAACCAACCAATCTGAACCCCCATCTTGGTCAATTTGCAAGTGGTACTCTCCATGCAGAAATCAAATGTTGACAATAAATCCTGTCAAACGACAACCTTCCTTTGGGTCGGTGGGTCGTTCACATGGAAACTTTATAATTATCACGCATCATTTCCGCATATGTATATGTTGTTTGGCCAATCAATGACCTTCCTTTAGGCCGATCACAGATCACATAAACAAGAAACACACACATCCTTCTATCTGAATATAAAGCAACCTATGCAAAAGAGGTTATTTTGGCAACATTTTGTagcaattaatttattttaaaatagagGACATTAGAATTAAGAAATTCTATTTTCCATAAATGGTTTAAATTAAACACCAAACATAATTATTACTATGATAATAAAATATGGTATCTTTAACGTAATGATTATTCCATATATACTATAATATACATTCCATATATATATTACTGTAAAGAACCGTACtcataaattcatttttttttttgaaaaatgaagaaaatttgAGCTTGGAACCCGATGGCGAtaatttcttcttctgaaccctCGAAGAAGAAGGCATGGCCCTTCTGGCTCTGGTGAGAATCTTGTCCTCAGTTGGCTGTGCCGTTGAAATCCCTTCACTTACCCGACCCAGATCAATATAGATACTGGAAATGTTGATTTCTGACCCATTTTGAGCACCCAGGTTTGGCAGCCCATTTAATAAGCCCAAATTAACTGCACCCGGTTTCATTGCTGTGTGTTCTTAGACCATGTACAATGGCATGTTGAATGCCATGTTGAAACATGTTGAGAGTTGTTGAAACCATGCAATGGTTGGTTGAAAGCTGTTGAAAGTGGGAAAATGTTGAACCGGTTCAACAAAGTTGAGAGGAGCATCCGGAGCCACGTGGCAGCTCCGGATTGGAGAGAGCAAGGCGCGTGCACGACACGCGCCGACAAGGCGCGTGGCGTGTCAGTgggagaggagagagaagaccGAGTGGGTGAGGATGGGACGCGTGGCAGCGTCCCATTGGCCAgccggattttttttttaaaaaaactttaaactgaattatcttgttgaaaatgttttttttttttttttttttttaccaaaattcataacttttttttctctataaatagagacttggtttgatagatttggacacaggaaaaaaaaccaagtttttccccatctttattatctctctcaccatcttattatccttctattagcatttgttttgaaatggatcccaacaatcaccattacaacacccagaattcttcaagctacccaatttccaaccaaaatcccaacaactatgaagatccaaatcaattttcttacccacgtcctcaaaatcccaccaattatcaagtcccacatcaattctccaaccaacgtcctcaaaatccaaactattttcaagtcccacatcaattctccaaccaacatcctcaaaatccaaactattatccagatccaaatcagTATTCGAACCAGTCATCATTTGTTCCAAACtttcatccatcttatggatctgtgagatatccatctcaaacaccccagtctagtggttatatgccaaTGGTTCGTGCAAATTTTCCTAGTGTTGATGGACcggaatttccggaattttcaacacaagtcaatcttggtgacgggtcagctgataatgaagtcaatgaagtcactcctaagagcaaaaaaACGCATGCacccgcatggaacactgcacaaaatatggtgctaattagtgggtggattaactgtggaacaagcagtgttgtggggaaaaaccagaaaggagaaacattttggagagatattgctgagtattgtaatgagcattgctcattcgatcctccgcgtgaTGGAATTGCATGTcgaaaccgttggaattatatgaacaaaatactgggtaaatggattggcgcttatgatgccGCTAAGCGTCAACaaggaagcggttggtcggataatgatgttttggcaaaagcgcaggaattattcgcatgtgggaagaatgttcaatttactttgatggaagaatggatCGCTCTCCGTGATCtaccacgtttttgtagtcaagtaggaggaaatggtggctcagcaagtagtggatctaagagatctcacgacagtgatgcatgtggctcaaccactataggatcaattcctcgtccaatgggtagggaggcagctaaaagaaagaataaaaagaaaagtaaagaacCTGTCGTTGAGGAGAAGGGGAAAGTTTGGGTTGAATACAAAGATTTGAAGGCTCAAGAGATTGCACGAATTGATAAGCTAACAATGGTGCAAGAACAAACTaaccaattgatgaaaaccaatttgtatctCAAGCTAAGTTCTGAAGAGGATCTCGATGACCGTAAGAAAGAGCTGTTGAGTAAGTTGGCCCAAGACCTATTTggtaattaatttcaatcgagtatttgtctgtattcggtcaaacccgccagtggtgtcaagtctgtggTGTTTGCTTTAACCATTTGTCAGTGTTGTCGTCAAGTATgttgtgtttgctttaataatttgtcagtgatgGCAAGTCTGTAATGTTCGGCTTTAATGTAtgagttattgtgtttgaatatgttccactcaattcaaATCtactccttttccgattattaactctagtgggtaacttgtttcgaatctgtcagtggtgtcaagtcggtggggtttgctttaataatttgccagtggtgtcaagtctgcagtgttcggctttagtgtatgggttattgggtttgaatatgctccactcaattcgaatatactccttttccgattattaactctagtgggtaacttgtttcgaatctgtcagtggtgtcaagtcggtggggtttgctttaataatttgccagtggtgtcaagtcggtggggtttgctttaataatttgccagtggtgtcaagtctgcagtgttcggctttagtgtatgggttattgggtttgaatatgttccactcaattcgaatctagtccttttccgattattaactctagtgggtAACTTGTTTTGAATCCGTcagtgtccaccattcaatttacttatatatatggatTCATAGATCAATTTATGTACCAATATCCAAAACCTCTTACTTTCTACTTCGAAtttcacaacaaatggatccttTTGATCCTTTTGAGAATCCTTGTGAAAATCCTTTTGATATTGCaacataccttcaaaattctcaACTTGAAGAAGCTTTTATACTCAACCAATTAGGGTTGGGTCCAAACCAAAATTTGGAAGATAGTGCACCTCGTAGAAAGTATGTCCGTAGAGATCATGCAGCAGCAAACCGAAGGCTAAttgacgactactttgccaatgagcctacatatgacgattcaatgtttcgtcgtcggtaccggatgcaaaaacacgttttccttcgaatcgttggggacctttcaagtagtgataactacttcacccagcgagttgatgcagccaagaaagaaggtatatcacccttagcaaaatgtaccacagcaatgcgaatgttagcatatggtgtggcagcagatgcagtcgatgagtacatcaaaataggaggtactacagcactggagtgtttacgtagattctgtaatggaatcatacgattgtatgagcacgaGTACTTGAGAGCACCAACTCAAgaggacctgcaaagaatactacaggttagtgaacaaagggggttcccaggcatgatcgggagtattgactgcatgcactgggagtggaaaaattgtcctaaagcatgggaaggtcaatttactagaggggataagggaaccactacagttattcttgaagcagttgcatctcatgatctatggatctggcatgccttttttggatgtccgggaacgttgaacgacataaacgttctagatcgatcaccagtgtttgatgatgtggaacagggaaaggctccAACTGTGAGTTTCattgtgaatcaacgtccctataatatggcatactatctagctgatggtatctacccttcttatccaactttcgtcaaatcgatcagacttcctcaaagtgaaccggataagttgtttgcacaagttcaggagagatgtcggaaggacatcgaacgtgcatttggagttcttcaagctcgttttaaaatcatccgtgaaccagctcgtttgtgggacatagctgatttgggtatcattatgaggtcatgcatcatattacataatatgattgttgaggatgaacgagatacatttgctcaacgttggaccgattttgagcaatctggggaaggtggatctagtacaccgcaaccatactcgaccgaggtgttacccgcttttgcaaatcatgtgcgtgctagatccgagttgcgtgattcgaacgttcatcacgaactgcaagcagatctagtgaagcacatatggacaaagtttgcaaatgcttcgtgatggaagatgatttgtatcgtactaattacgttatttgtgtgttgtgtgcttagtttgttgtcttgcattttaagttaagaaaataaaataaattattgtgtgcttcgtttatcgtcttccattttttagttaaggaaataaaataaattattatctatattaaaaaaaattaattcgttaagtgtttattatttaatttaatttaaaataataattgtaattttatgtaaataaaaaaaacaaaaacataaaattaaataaaaatatgaaataaaaagtggtggggtagggtgagtggtggggtagggtgttgagagagaaaaccattggagtgggtatttGTTGAAagtgtgttgaattggagagagaagatgatgtggagtgttgggaagataaaAAGTGGTGTTGAATGGGAATTTTTTGTTTAAACCATTGTACATGGTCTTATAAATaagaattgaatcaataaaAGATGATAATTTCTCTTTTGAACTTTAGAATAATCTTGCCAAAATCAACCCAGAAAAATGGGAATCACcgaatagtatatatatatatattccaaaTCCAAGACAAAACAAATTAAATCTGATTTAATATATCAAACATTTTAGAAGATCCATATATATTATTTCCGTGGGTGCAAACAAAACCTTTAAAAACAAACCCTATGAACAACTTAGCTTATTTCGACCCCTAGATTGTCCCCGCGGAAAATCATGGTGGCAGACTGGTCTAAACTGCCGAAGGAGCTCCTCCATCAGATATCAGAACGCCTTGGTAGCCCACTCTACCGCCTCCGCTTCCGATCTGTCTGTTCGTGGTGGCGCTCTTCCGCCTCCCCGCTCATTTCCTTCCACGAGTTTCCCTCCACTTTCCCAACCGTCCCGGATGCTGAAGGCGAAGCGTACACCTTTTTCCTCTCCAAATGCAGCCTCCTCCTCATCACCCCACCCCCACACCAACCAATCCGAACCCCCATCTTGGTCCAAGCCGGCCAAGACCTACATGGCCGAACCCTCCTCTATAACCCCCTCTCTTGCTGCCGAAGTTTCCCCCTCTACTTCTCAAGCATGCTCGACCTCTACCACCTCCCCATCATTGATCTCGGAAACGCGTTCGTCCTCCACAACTTCCCTCCTGCTCCTCCTTCCCGTCACCACGACTCAATCTATGGGCATAAGGTAGTAGTGGCGCCCAGTGGCCTGTATCAGGGAAAGCAAGAGCCTTCTATCTTGCTCACCATTCACAGTACCATGAAGAGGCCGGCCCACCTCCGGTGCAGCTCTGAGTACTGGATACGCTCAAGCATGCCCCCACCCTACGATGATGTCTGTGTCTACAACGGCCAGCCCTGCGCTGTGGACTGTAACGGTTGGACCGTCGTGACCACTGCAGTCAGGCTAGGGACGTACAAAATGGAGCTGGTCGCCAAGCCGGGGGTGTTCGGCGGGGACAGGAAGATTTTGGTTGAGAGCGAGGGAAGCCTGTTGCTGGTGGACATGCACCTGTCCAATGAGGATTATCGTTGGGAAAGATTCAATGTGTTTAGACTTGATAAGAAGGAGAAAAAGTGGGTTGAGGTGACGAGTTTGGGGGATCGGGTTGTGTTCTTGGGGGATGCATGCGCCTTCTCTGCTTCAGCTTCTGATTTGTGCGTTGGCAAGGGGAACTGTGTGATATTTAAAGATTCTACCCTGAAAGGTAGAGCAGGTGTTTTTCCTTTGGATGTAGGTCGGATTTCGCCTCTTTCTGATCATCCCGAGTATTCCAGGTTGTTTGATTATAACAGGTTGTTCAATTGTAACAAGTATATTGGACATGTTTTGAATTTTGTCCAAAACTTCAAGATGCCATCATGCACGTCTTATGATATTCCTGGTCTTTAGATAGAATTTCATACTGATATATTCATGCGCTTTCACTGCTGTCTGGATGTTGTGTATGTTATCCACTCTTGGAACTGGTAATTGTTTTTGCCATTGTTCATTTTGGTCTGGTCATATATGGGTACAACTACAAGTACATGACATTTTATACCAATGTtgctgttttctttttctcgaTTTTGGAGGTCCTAGTGATAGATTGTACACCGAAATATGTTGTTTTGGGACTTATTTGGGATGTGGTACTATACTATTTAAGAAATTTCCATGGGTTGGGCCGTTGGGGTAACTTCTCTGAGTTATTGTATAATGTATCCAGGATAATTTAGGGTTAGAGTACAACACTGTGGCCTATATGTAGCTAATTAATGCTAGAATATATAGGGCAACATGCATGGGTGTTTTAGTGTAATGTCAATAAAAGCAATGAGGCATGGTAGTGGTTGAAaaaccaactaccatgtttCAATCAGTGAAGTTCATGTCCAGCTTTGTGTTTTTGCCTCAAGATGTTGGTGTGCTGCTTCAAAGGCAGCGGGTGCAGAGCAACAGGGTCAATTACTATGCAAGTGGAACATTTAAGGTGTGGTTCAATATGAGTCTTATCCATTTATCATACTGGTTATATAGCATATGCTAGATAGAGATGACTAGTCCTCCAATTGGTGACAATGCACAACATTGTGATATCAAATAAAATGTTTGGAAATCCCTCTACGACTAATTCTAATTAAAAGTCAAAATTAATTACGGAGAGAAGCTTATATGAGTCCATAGCTTCTAGGTGCAAGAATGGATTTGGAGGAAAAATTGATCCAGACATACTAGAAGAGCAAGTGTAGAAGTCTTTGTACGTGCTTGTTTATGCTTTCTAGTTTCTACTCTATTTTGAATTATAGCTAATGGTAAATTCCAGTGTGCAAAAGACTGATAACACTGATATCATTCATATGAGTAATGAAAAGAAGAAATCATAAGAAGATACCAATTtgattttctttcaatttgttgATAGAAACTTTCTAGTTAGAAACTTAAGAGGATCGGAGGGTGTTGAAGCCCTTCAATATCAGGAACATGTAGTGGtgattttattttcatctaCTAGTATTTACAAAAGGGTCACTGTTActgttttcttttgtttctttagtTGTGTCAGCTGCACTAATTGGACAACTTTTTTACTGCAATAGACAAAGCTAGCCTTTCCTTTACGTGGTGGTATCAACTAGCTAGCCTTTCCTTTATTTTCGGTTATCTTGAAGTACTAGTAAGTCTGAGTAAATCGTCTGGACTACGTTTCTCACCTGTGAGAGTTAAATTAGAAAAATGAAAACGAAATAATTTACCATACATGTCAAGTGTGTAGAGCATGTTTATCAAAAGCAAAACCTCATGCAATATAGCATTttctaaatatttaatatatttttagaaataaaaagacaaacgcATGGTTTCTgttagaaaatagaaaatagattGGATTGTGAACTTAGCAGTGTGGCTTTCATACATTATATAGATCAAGTACACATGGTGGTGGAGATGAATTAGTGATTCTCCACACACTCAATTGCAATGCTTTGATCCCATATATATAGGCAGTGTTCTATCGACTTGGACATGTCggtttacatttttttatttttggttgttTCTAGTTGTTTAAACAACATTCTAGACTAGGTAGCAAATCTAGATTTCTCTAGAAAATTGCAGCACTTTCTAACAGTTTCTAACAGTGTTGCACTACGCTTAAATTTCTCTAAAATGCAAATATACTCTATCGCAAAAGTAATATATGGATGATCTCATTTATCAATCCTAAAAGACTAGGGTTAAGCATCAATTTCagaaatttttattgtttaaccAAATAAAAGTTTTATAGTAAAGATAATTATTGGAGGGCCTCTGTGTTGGCGGTTCAATCCGAGTTTTTCTAGTAATAGACAACGTCTCTTTTAAAGTTCGTCGAAATGAGGGGGACAAAGTACCCTGTTCTATTCCAGTGGCGGTGGTGTGATGATGTGAGTCCATCTGAGCCTTGGGGCGTGGTATCTAAAATGAGTTGGTTCaataataaagactcatgtatcgattaaaattttgattttgttatatTATAGTAATGTAGTATTCAATTCTTAGGGACATGAGATATGCgagttg
This is a stretch of genomic DNA from Lotus japonicus ecotype B-129 chromosome 1, LjGifu_v1.2. It encodes these proteins:
- the LOC130732752 gene encoding F-box protein SKIP23-like, which gives rise to MVADWSQLPKELLHHISERLDNLLYHLRFRSVCSWWRSSSSPLSPRKIMVADWSKLPKELLHQISERLGSPLYRLRFRSVCSWWRSSASPLISFHEFPSTFPTVPDAEGEAYTFFLSKCSLLLITPPPHQPIRTPILVQAGQDLHGRTLLYNPLSCCRSFPLYFSSMLDLYHLPIIDLGNAFVLHNFPPAPPSRHHDSIYGHKVVVAPSGLYQGKQEPSILLTIHSTMKRPAHLRCSSEYWIRSSMPPPYDDVCVYNGQPCAVDCNGWTVVTTAVRLGTYKMELVAKPGVFGGDRKILVESEGSLLLVDMHLSNEDYRWERFNVFRLDKKEKKWVEVTSLGDRVVFLGDACAFSASASDLCVGKGNCVIFKDSTLKGRAGVFPLDVGRISPLSDHPEYSRLFDYNRLFNCNKYIGHVLNFVQNFKMPSCTSYDIPGL